From one Lotus japonicus ecotype B-129 chromosome 3, LjGifu_v1.2 genomic stretch:
- the LOC130742927 gene encoding lanC-like protein GCL2: MADRFFPNPMPEFVAEAKPSTPQEQQEAVTVGAGEGSSLLKLLAMPHAPLSERLKRAALDLKETIVVETWGFSGQHARDFTLYCGLLGTGFLLFKSYQVTGNTNELALCSQIVKACDNASLRSRDVTFICGRAGVCALGAVAAKHGGDDESLKYYLAQFQKIKLPKDLPDDLLYGRVGFLWACLFLNKHLGQGIVPSDYTATIVGEIIKNGRALGTKGKCPLMFEWYGEKYWGAAHGLAGIMHVLMDMELKPDELEDVRGTLKYMIHNRLPSGNYPASEEDKKRDVLVHWCHGAPGMALTLVKAAKVFGDKEFLDAAIEAGEVVWSRGLLKRVGICHGISGNAYVFLSLYQLTGNVMYLYRAKAFACFLLDRAHKLISRGEMHGGDRPYSLFEGVGGMAYFFLDMVDPSQAKFPAYEL, translated from the exons ATGGCTGATCGGTTCTTCCCAAACCCAATGCCCGAATTCGTCGCCGAAGCAAAGCCGTCAACTCCACAGGAACAGCAAGAAGCTGTCACAGTCGGTGCCGGAGAAGGAAGCTCACTGCTGAAGCTCCTTGCCATGCCTCACGCGCCGCTTTCCGAGCGTCTCAAACGCGCCGCCTTGGACCTCAAAGAAACC ATAGTGGTGGAAACGTGGGGTTTCTCAGGGCAACATGCTCGGGACTTCACTCTCTATTGCGGCCTTCTGGGTACCGGTTTTCTCCTCTTCAAGTCTTACCAGGTCACCGGCAACACCAACGAGCTCGCTCTCTGCTCCCAGATTGTGAAAGCTTGCGATAATGCTTCTCTTCGTTCCag GGACGTCACTTTTATTTGTGGGCGTGCTGGTGTTTGCGCCCTTGGAGCTGTTGCTGCAAAACATGGTGGTGATGATGAGTCCTTGAAGTACTACTTGGCTCAGTTCCAAAAG ATTAAGCTGCCAAAAGATCTCCCTGATGACTTGTTATATGGGAGGGTTGGTTTTCTATGGGCATGTTTGTTCTTAAACAAGCACCTTGGTCAGGGGATTGTTCCTTCCGATTATACT gCCACAATTGTAGGTGAAATTATTAAAAATGGAAGGGCATTGGGTACGAAGGGGAAATGCCCTTTGATGTTTGAATGGTACGGAGAGAAGTATTGGGGTGCCGCGCATGGATTGGCTGGTATTATGCATGTCCTTATGGATATGGAGTTGAAGCCAGATGAGCTGGAGGATGTCAGGGGAACTCTTAAATACATGATACATAACCGCCTTCCTAGTGGAAACTATCCTGCTAGTGAAGAAGATAAGAAGAGGGATGTTCTTGTGCATTGGTGTCATGGAGCTCCTGGCATGGCCCTTACACTTGTTAAAGCAGCTAAG GTTTTTGGAGATAAAGAATTCTTGGATGCAGCTATCGAAGCAGGGGAGGTGGTTTGGAGTCGAGGTTTGCTTAAGCGAGTTGGGATTTGCCATGGTATTAGTGGGAATGCATATGTCTTCCTATCACTTTACCAACTTACCGGGAATGTGATGTATTTATACAGGGCGAAAGCTTTTGCTTGCTTTTTACTTGATAGAGCTCATAAGCTGATATCTCGAGGTGAAATGCATGGAGGTGATCGACCATATTCATTGTTTGAAGGAGTAGGTGGCATGGCTTATTTCTTTTTGGATATGGTTGATCCTTCCCAGGCAAAATTTCCAGCCTATGAACTCTGA
- the LOC130744917 gene encoding lanC-like protein GCL2 yields MADREPNLEPEPEATPPSSSHQHQEAAVTTGARYSELPELYAVFNAPLWECFKRIALDLEYTVAPIRLNPPEFAKQPITDGVFALYLVHDAPLSEYFKRAAHELKLTIVAQTFGLSGELEVEVKDYTLYSGLLGTAFLLFKSYQVTGNAADLVHCSQIVKACDNASLRSRDVTFLSGRAGVCALGAVAALHSGNERLMEYYMLQFQKIEVPNDYADDLKIGRAGFLWACLFLNKHIGQDTIPYQYTARFVDEIIKNGRALGRKGVCPLMFESLGEKYWGASHGLAGIMHVLMDMKLKPDELEDVKGTLKYMIRNRLPSGNYPISEVDRNDVLLNWCHGAPGIVITLVKAAKVFGDKEFLDAAMQAAKVVWEQGLHKRVGICHGISGNAYVFLSLYQHTGDVEYLAMARCFTCSLLDRAHKEIPRGEMHGGDQPYSLFDGIGGLAYLLLDMVDPTQSKFPAYEL; encoded by the exons ATGGCGGATCGGGAACCGAATCTTGAACCCGAACCCGAAGCGACGCCGCCGTCAAGCTCACATCaacatcaagaagccgccgtcACAACCGGTGCCCGATACTCGGAGCTCCCGGAGCTCTACGCAGTCTTTAACGCGCCCCTCTGGGAGTGTTTCAAACGCATCGCTCTTGACCTCGAATATACCGTAGCCCCGATCCGACTCAACCCACCGGAATTTGCAAAACAGCCCATCACAGACGGTGTCTTTGCGCTCTACTTAGTGCATGACGCGCCCCTCTCCGAGTATTTCAAACGCGCCGCCCATGAGCTCAAACTAACC ATAGTGGCGCAAACGTTTGGGTTGTCAGGGGAACTTGAGGTTGAGGTTAAGGACTACACTCTCTATTCCGGGCTTCTGGGCACCGCATTTCTGCTCTTCAAGTCTTACCAGGTCACAGGCAACGCCGCCGATCTCGTTCACTGCTCCCAGATTGTGAAAGCTTGCGATAATGCTTCTCTTCGTTCTAG GGATGTCACTTTTCTTTCTGGGCGTGCTGGTGTTTGCGCCCTTGGGGCTGTTGCTGCATTACACAGTGGTAACGAACGATTAATGGAGTACTACATGCTTCAGTTCCAAAAG ATTGAGGTGCCAAATGATTATGCTGACGATTTGAAAATTGGGAGGGCTGGTTTTCTATGGGCTTGTTTGTTCTTAAACAAACACATTGGTCAGGATACAATTCCTTACCAATATACT GCCCGGTTTGTAgatgaaattataaaaaatggAAGGGCATTGGGTAGGAAGGGGGTTTGCCCTTTGATGTTTGAATCACTCGGAGAGAAGTATTGGGGTGCTTCGCATGGATTGGCTGGGATTATGCATGTTCTTATGGATATGAAGTTGAAGCCAGATGAGCTTGAGGATGTTAAGGGAACTCTTAAATACATGATACGTAACCGCCTTCCCAGTGGAAACTATCCTATAAGCGAAGTAGATAGGAATGATGTGTTATTGAACTGGTGTCATGGAGCTCCTGGAATAGTCATCACACTTGTCAAAGCAGCTAAG GTTTTTGGAGATAAAGAATTCTTGGATGCAGCTATGCAAGCAGCAAAGGTAGTTTGGGAACAAGGTTTGCATAAGCGAGTTGGGATTTGCCATGGTATTAGCGGGAATGCTTATGTTTTCTTGTCACTTTACCAACATACCGGGGACGTGGAGTACTTAGCCATGGCTAGATGTTTTACTTGCTCTTTACTTGATAGAGCTCATAAGGAGATACCTCGAGGTGAAATGCATGGAGGTGATCAACCATATTCGTTGTTTGATGGTATAGGAGGCTTGGCTTATCTCTTGTTGGACATGGTTGATCCTACCCAGTCTAAATTTCCAGCCTATGAACTCTGA